The DNA window AGCCAGGGAACCGACCACGGCCAGGCGTCTTGCCTGTTCGTCGCCGGAGCACCGGTGAAGGGGGGCATCTACGGTGAGCACCCGAGTTTGACCGATCTCGACCGCGGCGACCTGAAGTTCAACGTCGATTTCCGATCGGTCTACGCGACGGTGCTCGAGGACTGGCTGCGGACCAAGTCGCAGCCCGTGCTGAAGGCGGATTACTCGAAACTGGGCTTCATGGGTTGACCTGCGTGCGGACCCCGAGTTTTGGGGCGCATTCCCTGACTTCCGGGGCGAGCTGAAGCTCGCGGTCCGTTTTCGATTCCTATCCCAAGGGTTGCACTTCGAGGTCGGCTTGCGTGGCCATGGATTGTCCGCTACCTAGGTGGCGTCCCATGAGATTCGACTGTCCGGAGTGTGCGCAAGGCATCGAGGTGGAAGCCCGCTACATCGGGAAAGAGGCCAACTGTCCCCACTGCAAGAAGCTGATCCAGGTGCCGATGGTTTCCGGCGATGTACCGCCGGCGACGATCCGGCCTGAAGACATTGTTGAGACGGATGTTCGCTGGACGCGTCTGCCTTGGAGCAAATCGGCCTCGGTCGACAACGCACTGCGAATCGCGCTGCTCGGAGTCGGGGTGGCGATTCTGGTATTCCTGATCCGGATCGACCTGCGGATGGCCTCGTGGCCGACCGTTGAGGATTACCTCCGGGAAAAGGGCGGGGAAGTTCCGTATGGCATGACCGAGAGCGAGGAGCGCGCGCCGATGGTGGCGATCCCCGGCGGGGTGCCGGTCACCGGAGATGTCGACGTGAAGGTTCAGAACCTGGCCGACGATCCGGTTCCGGTGAGGGTCCGCGAGTGAGCCGCTCTCCGGATTTGACCCGTCCGCGCCCGGCTGAAAGCCTGCGGCGGTGACCGAGGAAAATCGCGAAAAGTTTCAGCGTGGCCTGGCCCTGTTCGACTTCGACGGGACGCTGATCCCGTGGGATACGCAGGTGATATTCGCCAACTGCGTGCTCAAGCGCGAGCCGCTGCGCCGGTCGTATCTGGCTCTGTTCGCGCTTTTCGCCCCGCTTTACAAGATCCTCGGTGATGAAGGTCTGAAGCGGGTTTTCCTGAGCTACCTGTGGCGGGTCGAACGGCCGCAGCTCGAGGAGTGGGTGCGTGGCTGGGTCGCGGAGTGGGTGCCCGACCGCTGCTACGCCGCTGTGGTGGAAAAGCTGGAGGCTCACAAGGCGGCGGGGCACCTGACTGTGCTCGCATCGGCCAGTCCGGAATTTTACGTCCGGGAGGTCGGCCGCGTCCTTGGCTTCGACCTCGCGCTCGGCACCGTGGTCGAACAGGACGGGCCGATGCGGCTCTTCCCCGACCTGACGAATCACAAAGGTGAGCAGAAAGTACGACGTTTGTCGGAAATCATCGGAACTCCCGGTATGCGGGGTTGGGCCGGAAGCCATGGTTATACCGATAGCACCGCCGACCTGCCGATGATGCTCGCCTGTCAGCAGGGCACCGTGGTCAATCCGTCCGAGCGGCTGACGGCGATTGCCGAGGACCGGGGCTGGGAGATCCTTCGGCCGGAGGTGCCTTGGAAGGGCAAAGTCGACAAGATCCGGCAGATTTTGCGATTCGCTGCCGGGATCTGACCATTCGCTTCGCCTGCGGAACGGGGTCTGCTTGGATCGCCGCATGAGGCCATGGCTCGCTCTGACCGTTGCGGTCGGAATCGCTTCCGGCTCCGAAGGCGATTGGTGCTGGAGCATTCCCGCGGATGCCGGCGTGGTGGTGAACTCGCCGGAATCTCCGTGGTTGCAGCAGCTCCGTCTCGGTGCCTACGCGCATCACCACTCGGCATTTGTCGACGGAGAAGCCGCCGGATCGGACTTCTGGTATGGCCGCGGATCGGACTGGCGGCGGATGCGTGCCACGGTCCAGGCCTGGGCGTTGGGATGCCTCGGCTTCACCGTGCACGCCAACGTGGTCGAGGACGAAGGTCGCAAGGGAGGCGGCGTGGAGTTCGACTACCAAGGCCTGTTCCTCGCGTGGGCCGAACTCGACCTGAAGAAGCTGGTGCCAGCCGTGCCGCTCGACACGTGGTCGGTCGGCTACGGCAAGCGCAAGCTCAAGGAGCTCAACGAGGAGATGGACACCTCGATCAATGCGATCCTGACGGTCGAGCGCTCGTCGTTCGCTGCCCAGCTCGTGCCTTTTCGGCAAGCCACCGGCACCACCGGGATCTGGACCAGCGGGAGTCTGGGGAGGCATCGGTTTCTTGTCGGGCTCTACACCACCGATGCCTCGCGCGAGTTCGGCAACTGGACCGACGGCACCCTGTTGGTCGGTGGTTGGTCGATGGATTTCTCGAAGGAACTCGGCCTCGACGAAGCGCTGTTCACGATCGGCGGGGGTGTGCAGGACGTCGACGGTCGTGACGAGGTGTACTCGCCGTGGGAGTGGGTGATCACCCCGTGGGCGAGGCTGCGGGGTGAGTGCTGGGCATTGAGGGTCAGTGCCGCTTTCGGAGAGAACGAAGGCCCGTCGAATACGACCGGTGGAGCCTTCTACGGATTCACCGTGATGCCATCGTATCAGTTGGTGAAGGACCGGCTCGAGGCGGTGATGCGATATCAATTCGTCGGATCCGAGGCGCCGCGCGGTGTGCAGCTTACCAGCCGCTATGTCCGCGAGGCCGGCCTGTCGGCCAACGAGGGGATTCCGTTACTCGCCGCCGGGCGCGGCGACGAGTTGCAGTCGCTCTACGGCGGACTCGTGTGGACGATCTGCCCGAAACGCCTGACGGTTCTCGCGGGACTCGAATGGGAGCGCTTGGAGTCGCGGGACCGGGAGATCTACTCCGGCCTTACCGGATGGTTTTCGACGCGCGTGATCTTCTGATTTCTCAGAAAAGCAGAAGCTCGGGGGCCGCGACCTGCCGCGGCTTCGGCTTGGCGAGGATCGCGTCGATCGCAGTGAGCTGGTCGAGAGTCGGAAGCAGGTCTTCTTCCTCAAGGACCCGGCGCAGCCAACCGTTCCAGTAGTCGGCGCTGTTGCCCTCGCGCTGGGAAAGGATCAGCGCGACTTCGCTGAGGCGGCCGCTCGGCGCCAGCTGCTTGCGCGTGCGGCGCAGCCAACTTGCGAGGAACGGACGAGGGGGGCGGGAGGGAACCACGGGCGGATACTACGGAAAGCCGAACTACCTGGCAAGTTGGGAGGCCGGTCTGCCGCTATTTCACCTCGGCCACCGCCATCGCCGCGATGCCCTCGCGGCGCCCGATCGCCCCGAGCAGCTCGTTGGTCGTGGCCTTGATGCCGACCCGCTCGGGCGGCAGTCCGAGGGCCTGGCCGATGTTGGCCTGCATCGCCTCGCGGTGCGGCAGAATCTTCGGTGCTTCGGCGATCAGGGTGGCGTCGACGTTCACCAGCTCGTGGCCCTTGTCGCGGATCAGCTCCGCGGCCTTCTCGAGAATTTTCAGCGACGAGATATCCTTGCAGGACGGATCCCCCGGCGGAAACCAATGCCCGATGTCGGGCAGACCGAGCGCGCCGAGCACGGCGTCGGCGATCGCATGCGAAAGCACGTCGGCATCGGAATGTCCGTCGAGCCCGTGGGAGTGCGGAATTTCCACGCCGCCGAGGATCAGCGGGCGGCCTTCCGCGAAACGGTGGATATCGTAGCCGAGTCCGGTCATGGACGGAGGCTGGAACATCGAACATCGAACGTCCAACCCCGACTTGGTCGGGGCGCGCATCGAATGTCGTCGCCACAATGCGGCTCAGCTTTCGGAGAAGCTCAGCCGGGGATCGAGCGTGTCCGGATCCGCGTATTCGAAGTGGAGGATCCGGCGGCGCGACGGTGCGGTCGACTTGGCCGACGCGTGGAGAATGAGAGGCGACATCAGCAGGATGTCCCCGGCGGAACACTCGCACACGAAAGGGGACTTGTCCGCCCACCGCCCGATCGACGGACGATCGAGTTTCCCCTCGCTGTGCGAACGCGGAATCACCTGCAGGGCGCCGTTGGTGGAGGGGGTGTCGTCGAGGTGGATCCGCAGGGTCCACATGCGCTCCAGGACTTCGAGCGGCGGTTGGACATGCACCGCCTCGTCCTTCCGCGACCAAGGTCCGTAGCCGTCGATCTCACGCTTGCCCGAGACCGTGATGGTCAGGTCCTGATGCCACGCGACGGGCCAGTTGTCCTCGGATGTCTTGTCGAAAAGGATGCTCCGGACCGGCGTCATAGGCGCGGGAAGGAGTCCGAGAAGCCGCGGGTCGCGAGCAAGACGGCGGATTCGATCCGACTTGGCCAGCAGGCGCCTGACACATGGCTTTCCCGCGGCCTTCTGGATCGTGTCGGCCTCTTCCCGGAGATCCTCGAGTTCGTTCTCCGGAAGGATGCCCCGGAGCAGTTGGAAGCCGTCGCGCACTTCGATGGCAAAGGGTTCTACAGCACTTCCTCGATAGGGATCAGGCCGTTGGTTGCGACGATCGCCCAGACGTCGTCCTTGTCGGCGGGAGCAAGGTCGACCTTTCCGCCGGCGGCTTCGACCAGCAACTTGCCGGCGGCGATGTCCCAGAGCGAAATACGGGACTCGACGTAGGCGTCGAGCCGTCCGCTCGCGATGTAGGCGAGGCCGAGTGCTGCCGATCCCATCATGCGCATCTTGCGGGCGCGGAGCGATGCCTTGCGGAAGCGCTCGAGTCCGATCTTGAGGGCTTCCTCGTCCTTGCCGCAGCCGATGAAGAGCGCGCACTCCTCGAGTCTCTCGCGCTTGCTGCAGGAGATCGGCCGGCCGTCGAGCATCGGCTGCCCGCCCTTCTCGACGGTCCACGTTTCGCCAACGATCGGATCGTGGATCACTCCCAGGACAACCTCGCCATCGACGCGGAGAGCGATCGAGACGCAGAAGTGCGGGATGCCGTAGTAGAAGTTCACGGTGCCGTCGATGGGGTCGACGATCCACTGGCGATTCGAGTCCGGATTCCCGGCCAGGCCTTCCTCACCGTAGAACGCGTCGCCATCGCGGGCGCCGAGCAGGATGCCTTCGATCAGTTTTTGTGACTCCTTGTCGAGGGCGAGCTTGATGTCGTGGTGCGAGGCCTCGTCGACGGCGGCGTCGCTGCCGAAGTGCTGTTTGAGAAGCTTTCCCGCCTCGGTGGCGGCATGGACAGTGAGTTCGAGATCGGTCACGGGGAAAGGCTGGGCCGTGAATGACGAATGTCGAACGGCAAATGACGGCCGGGTCGCTCTCCCTCAGTTCTCGGACGGGTGGGGGTCGACGCGGTCGGCAACGCGGGTGATCTTCGCGGTCCGGTTCCACTCGCGGGTGTGCGCGACCACGAGGTCGGTCAGTTCGTCCCAATCGGTCGGGAGGAAGGAGTGGCGCACCAGACGGGTCCGGGTGATCCCGAACAATCCGGGAGCATGGATGTCCATGTGATCCATGGTTTCGTCGATCTTGGAGACTTCCGCGAAGTTGAACGTGATGTGATTTCTGAACCCCGCGCGGAACGTTCCGACCCGAAACGGCTCGGCGAGTTTCTTGCGCATCGTCCTATACTGGGAGACGGCAAGGATCGAGAAGACCACGGTGCACGTCAGGTAAGTGGCGGTTCTCTGGTTCAACCACATGGCGAAATAGAGAAACGGCAGGCAGGCGAAAAAGATCTGCCAGATCCAGGACCGCAGAGGGACCTTCCTGCGGCAGGGGAACTCCCGGTCAGTTTCCTCGGAGGCGGTCGAATTCATGCCGGGTCAGCGGGAGGCGTTGATGGGCCTTTCAAAAACGGTCACGGCGTAAGGCTGTGACCTGACGGACAAATGTCGAACGGCAAATCGGCCCGGAGTGGCGCTTTCCAAGCGCCATGAGTGGGCGCGGCGGTCTCCGACCGCGGGAGGCATCTTCGCGGCTGAAAGCCGCCGCGCCCACTTATGGCTCCTGCAAGGAGCCACTCCCTTTCCGTGTCGCGGCGAGGACCTCGATTTCGCGGACGAGACGATGGGAAAGGTGATGCTTCTCGTCCTCGGGGATCGCTTCGCTGTGGTTCGGGTAAACCAGCAGCAGTTCGTTGCGGTCGGACTCGAACCCGATGCCGGGCTTTGAAACGTCGTTGCCAATGATGAGGTCGCACTGCTTGCGGACGAGTTTGCCGCGCGCGTGCTCCTCGAGGTTTTCGGTTTCCGCGGCGAAGCCGACGAGCGTGCCGGTGAAGTTCATTTTCGAGCGTGCCGAGCCGAGGATGTCGGGATTGCGGATCAGTTCGATGGTCATCGACTCACCCGACTTCTTGATTTTCTGATCGGGCGCGCTGGCCGGGCGGTAGTCGGCGACCGCCGCGGCGAAGACGGCGGCATCCATCCGGAACAGATGACGCCCGACCGCCTCGAACATTTCGAGCGCCGTTTCCACCGGCACGAAGTCGATGCCGGGCGGCACGTCGAGATCGGTGGGCCCCGAGACCAGCAGCACGTGATGTCCGGCTTCCGCGAAGGCGGCGGCCAGTGCGTAGCCCATCTTGCCGGACGACCGGTTGCTCAGGTAGCGGACCGGGTCGAGCGGTTCGCGGGTCGGGCCGGCGGTGATGAGGACTTTCAAGGGTCAGGGTTCCGTGGGCGCGGATTCCTCGGCTTCCGGTTTCTCGGGTTCCGCCGGGGTTTCCTCCTCCGCGGCAGGGGTCGACATCTTGAGCGCCTCGAGCTGCTTCTGGGCCTTGGCGAGGAGCTCGGGCGTCAACTTGCCGGAAAGTTCGCCAAGCAGCTTCTTGGCGTTCTCGTCGCCGCGTTCCACGGCGAGCGAGGCCAGCGCCCAGGCTTTCGGGAGGTCGGGCTCGGTACCGATGCCGGCAGCGTGCATCCGGGCGAGAGCGGCGGTGGCCGCGGCGTGGCCCTGATTGGCGGCGAGGGTGTAGAGTTCGCCGGCATTGTTGAGGTTGGCGGTCACGCCGACGCCGCGTTCGTAGAGTGTGGCGAGATTGTTCTGGGCGGTAGCGAGACCGGCCTTGGCGGCGCGGGTCAGCCAGACCGCGGCGGCCGGGGCGTCAGCCTTGCCGAGCTTGCCGGAGAGGTAGAGCAAGCCGAGTTCGTTCTGGGCAACCGGGATTCCTCCGTCGGCCGCGGCGACGAGGTGGCTGTAAATCTTGAGCGGTTCCGGTTCCTCGACCGATGACGCGAGGCGGGCGAGTTCGAGGTGGGCGGTCGCGCTGCCGGCTTCGGCGGCCTTTTCCAGCCAATCGGTGGCGGCTTTCTTGTCGGTCTCGACGCCGACACCGTTGAAGAGCATCCCGGCGAGGCGGAGCATGCAGTCGGGTTGTTCCGCTTCCGCGCCCTTGAGGTAGGCGGCGTAGGCGGCCTTCTTGTCCTCCTTCACGTTCTCTTCGAAGTCACCGAGCGCGAGGTAAGCCATCGGCTGCTTCGCCTCGATCGCCTTGGCCAGCCACTCGCGACCCTTCTTCTCGTCGCGCAGTTCCTCGTCGCCGTTCAGCAAGCGTGACCCGAGCGGCAGGTAGGCGGCTTCCACTTCCTTGTCGGCCGCCTTCTGGAAAAGACCGAGCGCCTTCTTCTGGTCGGCCTTTTCGGGGAATCCGAAGTCGCCGCTGTAGAGGCGGGCGAGCAGCAGCAATGCGGCGGTGTCGCCGGACTCACTCGCGCTGCTCCACCACTTCACCGCCTGGTCGATGTCCGGCTTTTCGCTGAGCAGGCCGCGCAGATAGGCCTCACCGAGGATCCGACCGGCGGTGCCGGGGTCGGTCTTGGCGGCGGTCTCGAGGGCCTCGCGACCGGTCTGCTTTTCGGCATCGTCCTTCGAGTTGAGGAGGATCAGCGCGCGGCGGTAGGTGGCCTCCTTGTGATCCTTGGCGGCGGCCTGCTTGTAGAACTCGAGCGCGTTCTCTCGCGATGCCTCGATGCCTTGGCCGGTTTCGGAAGCGTAGCCGAGGAGGAAAAGGGCGTCGCCATTGCCTTCTTCGGCGAGTTTTCGGGCAGCCTCGACGCCGGCGGTGTGGCGGCCTTGGTTGAAGAGCTCGAGCGCTTCCTTGAGCGGGCCGTCCTCGACGTCGGGCAGGACGGCGGGAGTTTCGGGAGCGATGGGGTTTTCCTCGGCGAGGATGGGCATGCCGAGGGCGAGCAGAAGCAGCAGGGTTTTCACGGGGGGAAGTTTGCGGGGGATTGCCGCGGGGGAAAGGGTGAATTGTGGATAGGGGGAAAGCCAAGGACGGACCGCGAGCTTCAGCTCGCCCCGGTGCACGGGGGTATTGATCTCGAACTGGGTGGGGACCGGCTTCAAGCGGCCCCGGAAAGCCTTTGGTTCCGGGGCGCGAGTGGGCTCGCGCGGTCCGCTGTCGCTTCCCGATCCGACGTCAACCGGTCGTGCGGAGGCCGGAGGAGATCGCGTTGATCGACAGCAGCAGCTTGGGGAACATGACTTCGGCGTCGGTTTCCTTGCCGGCGGCCACCAACCCGCGCCACTGGCGGAGAAGTTCGACCTGCTGGCGGTGGAGCACGCGCAGCGGTGCCTCGCGGATCTCGAGCGTCTTGGCCATGCGCGGCCGGCGGCCCTGCATTTCACCATCGAAAAGCTCGGCGAGCAGGTCGCGGGTGCGTTCGAACTCGGCGACGATCATGTCCATGAACTTGGTTCGCAGGGCGTCGTCTCCGACGAGGCCGGCGTAGTCGCTCATGATGTCGAGGTTGGCCGAGGCCAGGTTGGTTTCGACGTTGGTCAGGGTGTAGGCGAGGAATGTCGAGTGGGGCAGGGCGGCCTTGAGCTCGTCGAACTTCTCCGGGCTCTCCTGCTTGAGTGACTCCAGCGCGGTGCCGACGCCGTACCAGCCGGGCAGGTAGAAGCGCGCCTGGGTCCACGAGAAGACCCACGGGATTGCGCGCAGGTCGGCGATCGAGTGGCCCTTCTTGCCGGTCCGGCGGGCCGGTCGCGATCCGATCCGGGAATTCTCCAGCGCGTCGATCGGGGTGACCTCGCGGTAGAACTCGATGAAGCCCTCGGTGCGCAGCAGCATCTGGTAGGCTTGCTGGCTGGCTTCGGAAAGGGCGGGAAGCAGCGGGTCGGCCGGATCCGGTTGCGAGGCCGGCTGACTGTGGCTGGCGGTGGTGTAGGCCGCGCCCGCGAGCAGCAGCTCGAGGTGGTAGGTGGCGTTGGCGAGGTTCGCGTACTTCTGCGCGATCGTTTCACCCTGCTCGGTCATGCGGAAGCCGCCGGAAAGCGATCCGTGGGGCAGGGCGGCCATGAACCAGTGGGTCGGGCCGGCGCCACGGGAAATCGTGCCGCCGCGGCCATGGAAGTAGCGCAGCTTGATGCCGAACTCCTTGGCGACCGCACTGAGGTTCTCTTGTGCGCGGTGGAGCGTCCAACCGGCGGTGAGGATGCCGCAGTCCTTGTTCGAGTCCGAGTAGCCGAGCATGACCTGCTGCTCGGGCGACTTGCGGCGCTTGACCAGCGGGTGGCTGAGAAAATCGGAGAGCACGCCCGGAGCTCGTTCGAGGTCGTCCATCGTCTCAAAGAGCGGCACAACTTCGAGCGGGCAGACGGGGCCGTCCGGGGTCGACTCGGTCAGTCCGGCCTCGCGGGCGAGCAGGAACACACCAAGCAGATCGGAGAGCTGGCGGGTCATCGACACGATCAACGCGCCGAGGCCCTGGCCGTGGTCGCG is part of the Haloferula helveola genome and encodes:
- a CDS encoding phosphopantothenoylcysteine decarboxylase, which codes for MKVLITAGPTREPLDPVRYLSNRSSGKMGYALAAAFAEAGHHVLLVSGPTDLDVPPGIDFVPVETALEMFEAVGRHLFRMDAAVFAAAVADYRPASAPDQKIKKSGESMTIELIRNPDILGSARSKMNFTGTLVGFAAETENLEEHARGKLVRKQCDLIIGNDVSKPGIGFESDRNELLLVYPNHSEAIPEDEKHHLSHRLVREIEVLAATRKGSGSLQEP
- a CDS encoding HAD-IB family hydrolase, with the protein product MTEENREKFQRGLALFDFDGTLIPWDTQVIFANCVLKREPLRRSYLALFALFAPLYKILGDEGLKRVFLSYLWRVERPQLEEWVRGWVAEWVPDRCYAAVVEKLEAHKAAGHLTVLASASPEFYVREVGRVLGFDLALGTVVEQDGPMRLFPDLTNHKGEQKVRRLSEIIGTPGMRGWAGSHGYTDSTADLPMMLACQQGTVVNPSERLTAIAEDRGWEILRPEVPWKGKVDKIRQILRFAAGI
- the ispF gene encoding 2-C-methyl-D-erythritol 2,4-cyclodiphosphate synthase → MFQPPSMTGLGYDIHRFAEGRPLILGGVEIPHSHGLDGHSDADVLSHAIADAVLGALGLPDIGHWFPPGDPSCKDISSLKILEKAAELIRDKGHELVNVDATLIAEAPKILPHREAMQANIGQALGLPPERVGIKATTNELLGAIGRREGIAAMAVAEVK
- a CDS encoding phytanoyl-CoA dioxygenase family protein, with product MRDGFQLLRGILPENELEDLREEADTIQKAAGKPCVRRLLAKSDRIRRLARDPRLLGLLPAPMTPVRSILFDKTSEDNWPVAWHQDLTITVSGKREIDGYGPWSRKDEAVHVQPPLEVLERMWTLRIHLDDTPSTNGALQVIPRSHSEGKLDRPSIGRWADKSPFVCECSAGDILLMSPLILHASAKSTAPSRRRILHFEYADPDTLDPRLSFSES
- a CDS encoding inositol monophosphatase family protein; protein product: MTDLELTVHAATEAGKLLKQHFGSDAAVDEASHHDIKLALDKESQKLIEGILLGARDGDAFYGEEGLAGNPDSNRQWIVDPIDGTVNFYYGIPHFCVSIALRVDGEVVLGVIHDPIVGETWTVEKGGQPMLDGRPISCSKRERLEECALFIGCGKDEEALKIGLERFRKASLRARKMRMMGSAALGLAYIASGRLDAYVESRISLWDIAAGKLLVEAAGGKVDLAPADKDDVWAIVATNGLIPIEEVL